Genomic segment of Helicobacter enhydrae:
AACTACGCTCAAAATCAAAGCAGGTCTGAAGCGTTTGCCCCCATTTTGCACCATTTCCCACACTGCGGTTTGAAAATAAGGGTGGAAGCTTTGAGCTTGTGGCTGATGATGTTGGAGGAATTGCTCAAAATCCGAAAGGATTGTATCGATTTTTGATGTAGTCATTGTTGAGTCCACTGATGAGATTAAGGGTGAATTGAAACCCATTGCGAGAAATTAAAATATCAAGTTTGCCTGTCTGCACGGCTTGAGTGAGCAAAAAGCGTATGCGTTCTTGCACTTGTTGTAGAGTTTTGGTGTTTTCTGTCAAAATCTTGTGTTGATTGATCCACAGAAGCACATCCCCCTCAAGTAGCCCTTGTTGCAATGCATAAAATTCTTGATTGAGAGAGGTGACTTTGAGTTGGGCATCGAGTTGAATCCCTATGCTCTCAAAAAATGTATCAGGAAGCAAAAATCCACCATAACGCCTTCCCACCTCTATAGGAAAAGTCAGTATCTCATTATCTCTTTTGATTTTTACTTTGATTTTGGAATATTGCTTGAGATTGGCAACAAACCACTCAAAATCATAGATATTTGTAAAGGCTTGATCGTTGATTGAGAGAATGATATCGTTTCGCAAAAATGGGACATTGGAGAAAAAAGGATTGACAAACTCTACGCGTAGTGTGTTGATATCGTTTTTGTCGTGATAAAGACGCACACCAATATCTCCATAGTATGGTGTATCTTGCCCCAAAAACCTATCGATATAGCGACTATCAACGAAGCGGTTGCCCTCAATCCCTATGCCATAAATCTGATAGCAAATATTGGAGATGATACCATTTGTTTGCACAGGAGCGGTGAAACGCCCATACTCCAAAAATCCTTTCTGTGCCTCAAGGATAATGCCTCGTTTGACCCCATTTGGACCAATCATTGCCATGTTGAGCTCAAATGCTTTTTGGGTGATAGGCATTAGCATATAGCTTTGTTTGGATTTTTTGTCCCCCTTGATGAGATAAAGTCCGATGAAAGGATCGGCTTTGATGATGTTTGCATTTTTGGGCTTTTGTCTGAAAAATGCAAGAAAGACTTTTTCTTTTTTGTGTTCGACTAGGATCGCCCTTGAATCACCCACAGGGATTGAAGCGTCTTTGTAATATTTCTGGCAAATCGCAAAATCAAAGCCTAGCAGGGGAGCAATACCAAACCCCAATGCCAAAATCAAAGCACGCATTATTGACCAAAAAGATTGAGATTGCCAAGCATACCCATTGCATTTTTTTGTTTGGCATCTTGGACTTGAGCATAGGCTTCATTGATGGCACTGATAAGTAGAATCTGCAAAGAATCTTTGTCTTCAAGCAATGAGGGATCAATCTCAATATCCACCACTTCTCCACCACCATTGACATCCACACGCAATAAACCACCACCGCTTTTGGCAGTGTAGATTGTCTGCTTGTCTTTTTCTTGTGCCTCTTTGGCTTTTTGCTGAAAATCGCCAAGTAGGCTATTGAGCTTCTCCATATCAAACATTTAGATTTCCTCCTTGATGGATAGGATTTTGTTGTGTTCATCGACAAAAACAACGCTTGGTTTGTAGGTTTGGAGTTCTTCTTGACTTAGGAGGGCATAAGCAATAATGATGATTTGATCTCCGATATGCACCTTTCTAGCAGCAGCACCATTGAGGCAAATCTCTCCAGAATCAGCCGTTCCATAAATCACATAGGTTGAGAAGCGTTCTCCATTGTTGATATTGACAATATCGACTTGACTTCCCTCCAAAAGGTTGGCACTTTGAGCCAAAGTTTTGTCAATGGTGATAGAGCCTTGATAGTGGAGGTTAGCATCGGTGACTTTGGCACGATGGATTTTGCTATAAAGCATAGGTAAAAACATTATTTTCCTTTTTGCGAGTGTGATTGTTGGTGTGATTCTAACACAGAGGCAATGATTTCTCTATCATCGAAATAAAATTTTTCTGTGCCTATGATTTGATATGTCTCATCTCCTTTTCCCAACACAAACAAAATCTCATCGCTTTGCAATTCTTGAATGGCTTGTGTGATGCTTGCTTTGCGATCTGGGGAAGTGGAGATGATTTTTTGCGTATCGCCAATGCCATTTTTGATCTCTTGAATGATTGTTTTGGGATTTTCAGAGCGTGGATTATCGCTAGTGATGTAGATTTTTTGAGCATATTTTTCTGCCACAGCTCCCATTTCGGGTCGTTTGCTTTTGTCTCTATCTCCCCCCGCCCCAAAAACAATCACAATTTTTTGGTTTTGAAAGCTTTTGAGAATCTGCTCCATTCCATCGTGTGTGTGTGCGAAATCCACAATAATGAGCGGGGAAGTGGAGATGACTTCCATACGCCCACTCACGCCTTTGAAATCTGCAAGACTTGCTGTGATCTCTGCTAGTGTGTGGCGAGTGCTACAGATGAGAGTGCCAATCGCACACAATAGATTGTATAGATTGTGCTCTCCAACTATCGGGCATTCAAGAGTGGCGTGCTCTCCTTGGTAGGTTAGCTCTGCTTGGATGTGTGAGGAGCAAACCCAAGAGCTGGGGTAGAGATGACTTGCAGAAGACAAGCCATACCACAATGAGGGCTCAAAAGTCACGCAAGTGTCATCTTTGTTTGCGATTTCTAAACATTGACTATCGAAGAATCTGTTTTTGGTCTCCCTGTATTCTGCTAGGCTTTGATGAAAATCTAGATGATCGCTTGTGATATTTGTCAATGCTTTGGCATAAAAACTCAAACCCGCAATTCTTTCTTGAGTGATTGCGTGTGATGAAACTTCCATTATCACAAAATCACAATCGTGGGCTTGGTGCAAAATCATATAGAGTTCCAAAAGCGTTGGAGTGGTCAAGCCTTTGGGGAGTATCTGCTGATTTTGGACAAAAAATCCACGCGTTCCGAGTAGTCCGACTTTGTAGCCCAATGCCATTAGCGAATGGGCGATGATGGCTGAAGTCGTTGTTTTGCCATTTGTCCCTGTGATCGCAATGAGTTTGGGCTGAATCGCAAGGATTTGTGTAAGTTCTGAACCCAAAATATATGGGAGATGTGAAACTTCATCGAAGTATTTTTGATTGAGTTTGGTTTTGACAAAAAGGGCTTTGGGATCGTGCAGGGCGGTTTGAGTGTTGTCCGTGAGGTGCGTGTAATCTCGCCCCTTGTATGAAAAATCGATTCTAGCGTCCATCGGTTTTGGTGAGTGCCTTTTGGAAAATTTTTTGCATTGCGTTGTCTGATTCGAATGTGTTGTGCATATTTTCTAGATAATCAAGTGCTAGATTGGCATAACCATAGTCAATCAAAAGATCAAGAAAAGCATAAATATCTGTGCGATCTGCAAAGATGATTTTGGTGCTAAAAATCAAATCTTCAAACGCTTCTTTGAAGTTGCTTTTGGTTTGGATGAATGCTTGGAAATCCTCAAAAGAAATACCCTCAAGCCCTTCAATCTTGTCTTGATTGAGTGCAAAAACCGCATCAGAAATCGCATTGTCTTTTTCATCCCCAGATTGGATAATTTTCAAAATTCGTTCTTGTGCTTGTGTCATTGGCAAATCCTCAAGAAGCGTGAAGTAATAATCTGCAAGTGCGATGGCATAGTCAGGATTGAGAAATGCAAGATCACAAAGGATGGCTCCCATTTTTGCTTCATTATTGTTGGGAGATTTGTAGAGCTGTAGGGTGAAAAGCCTGAGTGCTTTGTGTATCTCGCGATGAAAAAGTGCATAAAAAGCCTTGCGATTGTTCCCTCTGCGTTTTAGTTTGCGTATCATTTAGCCCTCTTGTATCACTTCAATATCTGGATGAATATCCATACGCAATTGATGTTGAATCCTGTTTTTGAGGGTGTTGGTGCTACTAGGACAGCCCTTGCACGCACCTTGCAATTCTACATAAACCCTACCATTTTGGATCCTTAGCACTTTAATGTCGCCACCATCTTTGAGGAGATAGGGGCGGACTTTTTGTATCGAATCATTCACCGGAGCTTGAAGCTCTTCATCGCTAAAAATCATAGACATTCCTTCAATCAAATTTTGTGAAAATCACACAGCACGACAAATTCTTGATGGAATTTATAGTTTTAGGATAATATCATAGTTATCACACAAAAGTGTAATGCGTTCCATATCGGTTGCAAAGCGGTTTGTGTGGTTACCAACATCATAAAGGAGTCTTAAAGATGAATATGAAGGATTATGGTCGTTTTGACAAAGCGACTAAAAGTATCCAAAAAGATAGTCTAAAAGCGGGGATTGTGCTGATTTTTGTTGTTTTGATTGCTTTGTTTGTATCGACTTTGCAAAATATCACCAATCCCACAATGTTGATTTTTGCCACCATAGTTGGAGCCTATATGGCAATCAATATTGGTGCTAATGATGTCGCCAACAATGTGGGTCCTGCCGTTGGCTCAAAAGCTATTAGTCTGTTTGGGGCGATTCTTATCGCTGCATTGTGTGAGGCAGGTGGAGCGATTATCGCAGGGGGTGATGTGGTGGATACGATCAAATCCGGTATCATTGATAGAAACTTGATTGGAGATCCGCATACTTTTTTGATTTTGATGTTTTCTGCTTTGCTTTCTGGAGCGATTTGGCTCAATCTCGCTACTTTTGCGGGTGCACCAGTTTCTACGACGCATTCTCTTGTCGGCGGTATCGTCGGTGCAGGAATTATGGCGAGTGGTTTTGAGATCGTTAGATGGATGGTGCTCAAAGATATTGTTTTTAGTTGGTTTGTTTCACCTGTGCTTGGTGGAGTGATCGCTGTTATATTCCTCTCATTCATCAAAAGAACGATCATTTACACACAAGATCGCAAAAAATCTGCAAGGAGGATCATCCCTTGTTTGATTTCTTTGATGATTTTTGCTTTTTCTCTCTACCTTATTACAAAAGGATTGAAAAAGATTATGCCTTTGAGTTTTGGAGTGGCTTGTCTTGGAAGTGCCATTATTGCTTCTGTAAGCTTTGTTTTCCTCTATCCTTTGATTGCCAAACAAACATCAAAGATGGGAAATGACAAAGAAGAGCTCAATGAACTTTTTACGATCCCTCTTGTTTTTTCTGCGGGATTGTTGAGCTTTGCACACGGGGCAAATGATGTGGCAAATGCCATCGGACCACTTGCCGCGATCAATCAAATTTTGACAGAGGGAATGAGTGTCGGTGCCAAGAGTGCCGTGCCGTTTTGGATAATGCTTGTCGGAGCGTTGGGGATCGCTTTGGGATTGTTGCTCTATGGACCCAAACTCATCAAAACCGTGGGGAGCGAGATCACGGATTTGGACAAGAAGCGTGCCTTTTGTGTGGCGATGAGTGCAGCAATCACCGTGCTTATCGCCTCGCAGTTGGGTTTGCCTGTGAGTTCTACTCATATTGCTATTGGTGCAATCTTTGGGGTTGGGTTTTTTAGAGAGTATTTGACAAAACAAGAGCTGAGGGTGCAAGAGTTGATTTTGCAATCTAGAAGTGGTGCTGATGAAAAAGAGGTGGAAGCTTTTTTGAGGAAATACAATGAATCTAGTATGAGGAGAAAAGCAAAAATGCTCAAGGCTCTCAAAAGAAAAGAAAACAATCTTTTGAACAAAAAAGAAGCCAAACAGCTCAAAAAAGCCTACAAACAAGAGCTAGTGAAGCGTAGTGCATTGAACAAAATTGTCGCCTCTTGGTTGATCACGGTGCCTTGCTCGGCTTTGCTCGGTGCAGGAATCTATTGTTTGCTTGCGTGGTTGGGAATCTGAAGTTTTATTTTGGTAATATTCCACGATATTTTCAAGTTTAAGGAGCTTTATTGGATCCATATCACTCGGTTCTAATGATTTTTTTGGCTTTTGTCTTTGTGTTTTTAAATGGTTTTTTTGTTTTATCTGAATTCGCGATCGTCAAGGTGCGTCGCTCCAAACTTGAGGAGCTTGTCAAAAATGGCAACTCCAGTGCAAAACTTGCATTGGATATTTCAAGCTCTCTTGATAGTTATTTGAGTGCGACACAGCTTGGTATCACCTTGGCATCATTGGCTTTGGGGTGGATTGGGGAGCCTGCGATCGCTCAACTTCTTGGAATCTCTCTTGAGACTTTGTTTGGTGTGGATAATCCGACACTGATACATACGATTAGCTTCATTGTTGCTTTCACGCTGATTACGCTTCTTCATGTTGTTTTGGGTGAGCTTGTGCCAAAATCCATCGCGATTGCCAAAGCCGAAAAAGTTGTTTTGATCATCGCGCGCCCGTTGCATTATTTTTGGATGACTTTTTATCCTTTTATCCGAGGGTTTGAGGTTTTGTCAGGATTTTTTCTATCTATGATACATATCAATCCCGCGACAGAGCATGAAGTGGTGCATTCTGATGAAGAGTTGAAAATCATCGTGGGGGAGAGTTTGCGTGGTGGCTTTATTGATTCTGTAGAGGGGGAGATTATCAAAAATGCTGTGGATTTTTCAGACACTGTGGCAAAAGAGATCATGACTCCTAGACGCGATATGGTGTGTCTAGATGCTGATGTGAGCTATGAGGAAAATTTCCAGCTGATTATGGAGACGAAATACACGCGTTATCCTTATTGCAAGGAGAGCAAAGATAATATTTTGGGAATGATACACATCCGTGATTTGTTGCAAAATATCAATGAGGAGAAAAAGGATTTTTCAAATCTCGTGCGTGAGCTGATCATCGTTCCTGAAAATGCCTCCATCTCTGATATTTTGAAAAAAATGAACAAAGAGCAGATCCATACGGCATTGGTTGTAGATGAGTATGGCGGGACTGCAGGACTTCTGACAATGGAGGATATTATCGAGGAGATTGTGGGGGATATTTCTGATGAGCACGATAGCAAGAGTGAAAATGAGATTTTGCCCATCGATGCGGATAATTTCCAAGTGAGCGGAATGCTGGATTTGGAAAGTGTCGAGGATGCTTTGGGGATTTGTTTTGATGAAGAGCACGAGCAGGTCACAATCGGCGGATATGTGTTCAATTTGCTTGGGCGTTTGCCTGTGGTTGGGGATTGCATACAGGACAAAGAATGCGAGTTTGAGGTATTGGCGATGGATGGAGCACGGATCAAAGAACTCAAAATCAAAAAACTTGTGGTAGAAGAAGTCGAGTCAGAATCAAAGTGACTCTCCAAATGATTGCAAAATGAAAAGATTTGTTTTTTCTTTGTATAATCCACCATTCAACTTTAACTTTAGGAGTGTCAAATGTTTGAATTGAGAAAATTACCTTTTGAAAAAGAGGCGATCGCAAGTTTCATCAGTGCGGAAACTTTGGAGTTTCATTATGGAAAACATCATCAAACTTATATCAACAATCTCAACAAGCTCGTTGAGGGCAGTCAATTTGATGGAATGAATTTGGTGGATATTATTTTGAAATCAGAGGGCGGTATGTTCAACAATGCAGCTCAAGTGTTCAATCACGATTTTTATTGGGATTGCATTAGTGCAAATAGTCAGCCATTGAGTGCGGAATTGCAAGAGGCAATCAATGTGAGTTTCGGAGATCTTGAAAACTTCAAATCTCTATTTGTGGACAAAGCGACAACTCTTTTTGCGTCTGGATGGTGCTGGTTGGTTTATGATGTAGAGAGCACGAAGCTTGAAATCGTGCAAACTTCCAATGCACAAACACCAATGAAAGATGGCAAAATCCCCCTTCTTGTTGTCGATGTGTGGGAGCACGCTTATTATATTGATTTCCGCAATGTGCGTCCAAATTATTTGAGCAAGTTTTGGGATTTTATTAACTGGGGATTTGTTTCTGAGAGATTGAATCAAGCTAAGTTGAATGGACTAGATTCAATCAGAAGCTATGTAGATCATCTCTACCGCTAGTCATCAATAAGGGGTAAGGGGGTAATAAAAAAGTAAAACTTTTATCCCCCTTAACAACCCCAAACTCGCTTTTTGTGTGACAACATAACGATAGAGTGCAAGATTTGGGTTTGATTCAACAATCCATTTCCAAAACATCATTTGTTAGTCATTTTTTTGCGACTGGATTCTTTGATTTGAGATTGGCTTTGCCAAAGCACACTTTCTAGTCATTGAAACTTACTTTGCTTTTTTCTATAAGGGGGACAAGGGGGTTTATTGCGAGGCACCCCCCTTATCCCCCTTAAAATCCCCCAAACCCCTGCCCGCTTTTTGTGTGACAATCCAACGATAGAGTGCAATGTTTGAGCTTGATTCTTGTTTGTTGTTTTTTGATTCTTGGATTCTTGTATTGCTTTTTGATTCTTTAGGATCTCCACAAAAAACCCTTATCAATTATTAAACCTCACTACTTCACTATAAGCACAAACAACTGCTAACCAAACCAACCTTGTAGAACCAAACAAGATTCCAAGTCAATGTAATCTTGAACGAGCCTTGCTAATGCAATGCTGGGGTTATGGGGGTTGTTAAGGGGGATAAGGGGAACGCTTGCTTTAAGTTCCCCTTATCCCCCTTAAGAGAGATGCTAGGGGATTCTAGAATTGTATAAAGGGTGGTTTGCTCAAAGCAACTTGAAAAGAAAGAATTCAAGCCGAGCCTGAAACACCAAAAGCCGTGCTTTATCCAAAGCAACTCAAAAAAAGAGAATCCAAGAGATTCTAGAATCATCCAAAAGTGTGCTTTTGCAAAAACCAATCTCAAACAAAAGAATCAATTTGTTTGAATCTTGAATCTTTCCTTTTGTGAGCTATGTTTTGCAAAATCAAAAAAGCAGTGAGGGTTTTGAGAGTTTTGTTGGATTTTTGAGAAAATGATCCAAAAATCTGCTATTAGAGCTATAAATTTCTATCAATTCCTTGAAATACCAGAGATTTTTTGGGTATCTTTTATATATTCTTAATTTTTATCAAGGAGTAAAAGATGGAAAAAATAGAAACCAGGAAGCACAATCGTATGGACAAAATCTCTCTCGGGGGGGGGTATTATGAGTTATTACAAGCCCCTCATTGCCACTTCATTGGCATTGGCTCTCAGTGTAAGTGTAGCGAGTGCGGGAGATTGTGATAGTATAAGCACAAGTGCAGTTTGTTGGAATCAAAGTGCTAGCGAAGCGGGTTTTCAACAATTTTCTGGCTTAACTTTTGCACCAACAGGACAAGGAGACAATCAATTTAATCAACTTAAATATACTGCCCTACAAGGAATCACAATCAGTGATTTTACCCTCAAGTTTAAAAATGCTGGCGGTGGCAATACAGTCACAGGTCCTGAAGCCTCTGTAGCTGGAAATAACGCACAACTCAAACTTATCAACAAAGGCAATGGACTTCAATTAGGCAGTGCAGGAAATAGCACTCTCACCGTTGATTTTGGAATGTATAATAAGGATGAATATAATCAAGCACCAAATCGCTCTCGCAAAGCTACGCTTACTTTTGAAGGCACTACCCCTGCAAATGCAAATAGTGGTACACCAAAAACAGCCCTCAAAGGCAATATTAAAGTCTTAGCTAGTGCTTTTACAAATGATTCAATGGATGCTACTTTTAATGGTGATATGATAGGCAATATAGACATTATCTATCAAAATAATATTTTAGCAAATCCTCTTCATAGGCTTTTTTTTGTCAAAACCAA
This window contains:
- a CDS encoding DUF7488 domain-containing protein encodes the protein MRALILALGFGIAPLLGFDFAICQKYYKDASIPVGDSRAILVEHKKEKVFLAFFRQKPKNANIIKADPFIGLYLIKGDKKSKQSYMLMPITQKAFELNMAMIGPNGVKRGIILEAQKGFLEYGRFTAPVQTNGIISNICYQIYGIGIEGNRFVDSRYIDRFLGQDTPYYGDIGVRLYHDKNDINTLRVEFVNPFFSNVPFLRNDIILSINDQAFTNIYDFEWFVANLKQYSKIKVKIKRDNEILTFPIEVGRRYGGFLLPDTFFESIGIQLDAQLKVTSLNQEFYALQQGLLEGDVLLWINQHKILTENTKTLQQVQERIRFLLTQAVQTGKLDILISRNGFQFTLNLISGLNNDYIKNRYNPFGF
- a CDS encoding YbaB/EbfC family nucleoid-associated protein; translation: MFDMEKLNSLLGDFQQKAKEAQEKDKQTIYTAKSGGGLLRVDVNGGGEVVDIEIDPSLLEDKDSLQILLISAINEAYAQVQDAKQKNAMGMLGNLNLFGQ
- the panD gene encoding aspartate 1-decarboxylase; this encodes MFLPMLYSKIHRAKVTDANLHYQGSITIDKTLAQSANLLEGSQVDIVNINNGERFSTYVIYGTADSGEICLNGAAARKVHIGDQIIIIAYALLSQEELQTYKPSVVFVDEHNKILSIKEEI
- a CDS encoding UDP-N-acetylmuramoyl-L-alanyl-D-glutamate--2,6-diaminopimelate ligase — protein: MDARIDFSYKGRDYTHLTDNTQTALHDPKALFVKTKLNQKYFDEVSHLPYILGSELTQILAIQPKLIAITGTNGKTTTSAIIAHSLMALGYKVGLLGTRGFFVQNQQILPKGLTTPTLLELYMILHQAHDCDFVIMEVSSHAITQERIAGLSFYAKALTNITSDHLDFHQSLAEYRETKNRFFDSQCLEIANKDDTCVTFEPSLWYGLSSASHLYPSSWVCSSHIQAELTYQGEHATLECPIVGEHNLYNLLCAIGTLICSTRHTLAEITASLADFKGVSGRMEVISTSPLIIVDFAHTHDGMEQILKSFQNQKIVIVFGAGGDRDKSKRPEMGAVAEKYAQKIYITSDNPRSENPKTIIQEIKNGIGDTQKIISTSPDRKASITQAIQELQSDEILFVLGKGDETYQIIGTEKFYFDDREIIASVLESHQQSHSQKGK
- a CDS encoding NifU family protein, giving the protein MIFSDEELQAPVNDSIQKVRPYLLKDGGDIKVLRIQNGRVYVELQGACKGCPSSTNTLKNRIQHQLRMDIHPDIEVIQEG
- a CDS encoding inorganic phosphate transporter, producing the protein MNMKDYGRFDKATKSIQKDSLKAGIVLIFVVLIALFVSTLQNITNPTMLIFATIVGAYMAINIGANDVANNVGPAVGSKAISLFGAILIAALCEAGGAIIAGGDVVDTIKSGIIDRNLIGDPHTFLILMFSALLSGAIWLNLATFAGAPVSTTHSLVGGIVGAGIMASGFEIVRWMVLKDIVFSWFVSPVLGGVIAVIFLSFIKRTIIYTQDRKKSARRIIPCLISLMIFAFSLYLITKGLKKIMPLSFGVACLGSAIIASVSFVFLYPLIAKQTSKMGNDKEELNELFTIPLVFSAGLLSFAHGANDVANAIGPLAAINQILTEGMSVGAKSAVPFWIMLVGALGIALGLLLYGPKLIKTVGSEITDLDKKRAFCVAMSAAITVLIASQLGLPVSSTHIAIGAIFGVGFFREYLTKQELRVQELILQSRSGADEKEVEAFLRKYNESSMRRKAKMLKALKRKENNLLNKKEAKQLKKAYKQELVKRSALNKIVASWLITVPCSALLGAGIYCLLAWLGI
- a CDS encoding hemolysin family protein, whose product is MIFLAFVFVFLNGFFVLSEFAIVKVRRSKLEELVKNGNSSAKLALDISSSLDSYLSATQLGITLASLALGWIGEPAIAQLLGISLETLFGVDNPTLIHTISFIVAFTLITLLHVVLGELVPKSIAIAKAEKVVLIIARPLHYFWMTFYPFIRGFEVLSGFFLSMIHINPATEHEVVHSDEELKIIVGESLRGGFIDSVEGEIIKNAVDFSDTVAKEIMTPRRDMVCLDADVSYEENFQLIMETKYTRYPYCKESKDNILGMIHIRDLLQNINEEKKDFSNLVRELIIVPENASISDILKKMNKEQIHTALVVDEYGGTAGLLTMEDIIEEIVGDISDEHDSKSENEILPIDADNFQVSGMLDLESVEDALGICFDEEHEQVTIGGYVFNLLGRLPVVGDCIQDKECEFEVLAMDGARIKELKIKKLVVEEVESESK
- a CDS encoding superoxide dismutase, with product MFELRKLPFEKEAIASFISAETLEFHYGKHHQTYINNLNKLVEGSQFDGMNLVDIILKSEGGMFNNAAQVFNHDFYWDCISANSQPLSAELQEAINVSFGDLENFKSLFVDKATTLFASGWCWLVYDVESTKLEIVQTSNAQTPMKDGKIPLLVVDVWEHAYYIDFRNVRPNYLSKFWDFINWGFVSERLNQAKLNGLDSIRSYVDHLYR